The Streptococcus sanguinis genome contains the following window.
TAAAAATCTTCTGAGGAATCAATCCGCGAAAGACCACTTCCTCCAAGATAGGGGCCTGAATTACAGCTCCTACCACTAATAAAATTTTGGGTACATGCTGAAATAAAGCATTCAAGGCATCCTGATTGGCAGTGGATATAGCTTGACCTTCCAGCAACATGATAATTGCTCCCAACATGTTGACACCAATCATGACAACATTAGAAACGGCTAACCAGCCAAACGAAGACCATTTGAAGAAGCTAAAGTCAAGGCTCAGCAGTTCTTCTTGCTTTGCCATTCTCAGAACAAAAAAGATAATCAAAAGATATACCACCAGCACAAAGATAGTCTGTTCAGCTGAAAAACTCTTCTCAGAAGCAGTCATCTGTCGGATAAATATAAATGGTAGCTGGCTGAGAAATAAGACAAACAAAGTCAGTAGGATGTACTCTAATTTTTTTAGAATTGCTTTCATATCTTCCTCCTTTTCCTTCCTAGTATAGCTCAATTTTCTCTTTTTGTATAGCCAATTCTTAACTGCAAGCATCTTGTATATCACGGGTCGGGAACTAATACTGATAGTGGCTATGAGATAGAATAGCTCAATGTTTTCAAGGCCAACAACCAAGAAAATACTTTCTTAAAGCATACAAAAAGCCCAGTCAAACTGAGCTTTTGGATTTTCTTAATTTATTGATTTTTGAAACGCTCAACATCACGCGCAATGACCAACTCTTCGTCAGTCGGGATAACCAAGACTTTAATCTTGGCATCAGGACTGGAAATCACCCCTTCTGCACCATGCACATTCTTTTCTGGATCCACGTCACAGCCAAACCATGAGATACCTTCAACAACCAATCTACGAATGGTCACAGAATTTTCACCGATTCCTGCGGTAAAGATGATAGCATCAGCTCCATTTAAGACAGCAAGATACTGACCAATATATTTCTGAATCCGGTCTACAAAAATGTCGTTAGCTAATTGAGCCTTGGCATCACCTGCCCGCATCGCTTCATGAATATCGCGCATATCACTAGACTTCTCAGAAACGCCTAGCAAGCCAGATTCACGGTTCAAGACGCGACTAATATCTTCTGGAGTATTAAAGTCATCCGTGTATTGCATCAAGTAAGGAATAATAGCTGGATCAATATCCCCTGTACGCGTTCCCATCATGACACCGCCAAGTGGTGTGAATCCCATAGAAGTATCTACAGAAACGCCCTTGTCAACTGCTGTGATGGAAGCTCCGTTACCGATATGGCAAGTGATAAGCTTGAGTTCTTCAATCGGACGTCCCAAAACTTTCGCAGCTTCCTTGGCTACATACTCATGGCTAGTACCATGAGCCCCGTACTTGCGAACCTTGTTTTCAGTGTAATATTTAGTCGGAATCGGATAGCGATAAGCCTTTTCCGGCATAGTTGTATGGAAAGAGGTGTCAAAGACTACCACACTGGTGATGTCTGGCAAAATTTCTCTAAAAGCACGGATGCCTGCAGCATTGGCTGGATTATGCAATGGAGCCAGAAGAGACAACTCCTCTACCTTTTGAATCACTTCTTCATCAACGAGCGCTGAATCCTTAAAGTATTCACCGCCAGCCACAACACGATGGCCCACACCGGTAATCTCATCATAAGATTCAATGATATTAAAGCGTTTCAAATCATCCAGCAAAATTTTTACGGCCTGCGTGTGATCTTCAATATCAATAACCTGCTTCTCTGACCGACCGTCAAACTTCACTGTTGAAATAGAATCCTTGAGACCAATCCGTTCCAGCAAGCCCTTAGCCAAGACCTTTTCTTCTGGCATCAAATAGAGTTGCCATTTTAAGCTTGAGCTTCCTGCATTAATAGAAATTGTTTTCGACATTTCTTCACCTCTTTAAGCGTTTTCAAAATCATTATATCAAAATTTTGTTTGAATTTCACTATCTTTGTACCAGTTTTGAAAACTTTGACGGAATTTAAACATCTCATCATGATCCTGCAAATTCCGCAGAGGATAGATAAAAGGCTGAACGTTATTCGCTTCTTGCTTCCTAAGGACAAATAGAGTCTTGGCATGCTTGCTGCTTGAGAAAATAGACTCTGGCAAGGTTATCATCGCAATAAACTGAGCCTTGGCTAAGAGCCATTTTTTCAGCAGAGGAGCCTGAGCGCTGGTCAAGAGGTCATTCGGCGCCAGAAATATAGCATAGCCTCCCGGCTTCAGATATTTGAGCGACTGCTCCATTAGAAGATGATGAGCATAAGTGTGCTCATCCGGACTAGCCACTTCATAGCGGGAGGCGATACTGTCGTCCGGATAATAACCGACCGGTAAATCACTGATAATGATATCACTCTCTTTCAGAACCTGAGGCCGAACCGCATCCCCCTGAGCGAAGTGAGCCTTAGAGTTCATAACCTCTGCAATGCTGGCAGAAAGGTCAATTAATAAATCATCTAGCTCCAAACCTAGGTAGTCTATTTTCTTCTGGGTATGATTGAGAATAGTCTCAGCCAAATTCCCAGTCCCACTGCCGATTTCTAATACATCAGCTTCCTCTCCGTGAGCTAGCTGGTCCAATAAGAAAGTAATCAGAAAACCAATTGTATCAGGTGTGAACTGGTGGTTGACCTGCATGGGCTCCGTCTGGGCAGCCTTCATCAGGATAAACTGATAGGCTCTCCGCCACTCTTCCTTGTTCAAATGCAGAGCGCGGATTTTTTCATCGTTAGTCAGAACTTCTTGTAAGTCCGTATCTCCATCTAGGTAAATACCGTTCTGCTCAATCAGAGCATCGTAAAAATTGGTCGCCAGAGCGTTTTGAATATTCTGGACGTTTTCGAGAATCAGAGTATAAGCTTGTTCTATCTTTTCAAAATTCATGGAATCCTCCGTTTATCCTATCATACCAAAAATAAGGCCCCATTCCAAGATATATAAAATTACAAAGATTTTACAGTTATATTAGTCCGGCTTACCAGCTTCGTCCGAAATCGCTTTCTCCTTTTTGTCAGTTGCTTTCTTGTCTTCCTTTGCTTTATCCTCATCTTTCTTAGAAGTACTAAAAGTAAAGGAATAGGAATGACCGCTGCTGAGCTGACTGCTGATTTCAAGATTCTTCCCTTGCTTTCTGTAGGATGCTTTGCCCTGTTCAAACATCATCTCCCCTCTATCCTCCTTGGCCCCAGCTTTTGTCAGAACTGCCATTGCATAGGCTTCCGTCCTTTCCCTGTTGAAAAGCTGCAGACGCTGACTGCTGACTTGACGGTTGAGATAAAACTGCAGGAGCAGGCTAAAGACAGCGGCCATCAGCAGCGCATACAGTAAAATACCAGCCTCAACTTTCTTCTTCCACACGATAGACGAACTCCCTCTCTAAACCTTTTTCAAAGCGAAAATGAAGATGGACAAGCTTACCCTCCTGACGCACGTCAGCTGCTTCTAAACCATAAATCATCGGCTGGTAGCCGCGACCACTCTTATCTGTTTTACGGAAATCATCTCCCTTGGATTTCCCCAAGGCTAGGTCTCTGCCATCTTGTCTGATGTAGATTTTATTGTCTTCAACCTTATCAAATTGACTTCGCGAAAGCTCCGTCTCCAGTTGGTCGGCAAACAAAAGCCACTCTTGCTGTTGATTATTCTCCTGCTGATGCAGTTCTGAAGATAAGAGCTGGGTCATAGCCTGAAAGACCAGTATTCCACCACTAAGGACTAACAGGGCAACCAAGGTTTCCAAAAGAGTAAAAGCCTTGACTTTAAGGTTTTTGGACACGGATGACTACCTCCCCTTCGTGATAGACTAGCAGCTGCTTATCTGTCTTAAGCTGACGTACAGTAATTCCGTTGATATGAAGCTCTTCTTGTCCTGTCTGCAGAGCCATGCGAGCTACTCGAAGCACCTCTTCCTGCTGCAGAAGGACCCGCTGCTCCTTACGAGACTGACTAATCTGTCCCAAAAGCAAACTGGCAATAGCAGCAAAAACTGCCATGGCCACCAGAGCTTCCAGCAGAATGCTAGCTTGAAGATGTCGTCTTTTTAAACTTGCCATTGCCCATATAAAGCTGGTAAACAACTGTCCTGTCCTCCGTCTGAAAAATAATCTTGCTGAGCGATGAGTTCCCGCCAGCCCGGTCAAACTGAATGACCTGCTGCTCATGTTCCTGCAAAGTTTGCGGAAAATCCAGCTCTTGATAGCCATTGGAAACCTGCCGTCCTGAAATCTCCAGAGAAAGCTTCTCATGCCCGGCTAAGCTCAGCCTCTGCGTCTCCTGATAGAGTCTCTCAAATTCTAAAAAGAAGAGTTGCTCTTGAACCTGATTGAACCCAGCCCTCACCGAGCCAGATAAGCCTAATAGTAGAAAACTAACAACAAAAAGAACGAGTAGACTTTCCAGCAGTGTAAAAGCCTTAATTGGCAACCGCTTGAGTTTCGCCACTGTGTTTTCCATAGTAAGCCTTATAAGAATCTGCCTGTTTCTGACTGATATTTCCTGCGCTGACCAGCTTGCTTAGGCTAGCCTTTTCATTGGTATTCTTCAGTTCATAGAGCTCCGCCTGGCTTTCTACCACCTTGACCACCGCTGCCGTTCCTGTATCTGAAACAGCATCTTTTTGCTTGGTCAGATTAGGCACAAAGAGCAGCAAGAGCACGCTGATAACCAGCAAAACAATCAGCATTTCCACAAGGGTGAATGCTTGAACTTTTAAGGTATTAAGTTTTTTCATTACAAATGAACCTCCATATTCTGATAAATGGGCAAGAGCATTGCCGCATAAAGTAAAACAATCACTAAGGCAACAAAAATAAATACTAGGGGCTGAATGAAATTCATGGCTCGGTTGATACGTAGGAAAAATTCCTCCCAAGTCTTTTCAGCATAGACTTCCAGCTCACTACCTAGCTTGGATTTGACCTCACCGTACTCGATCATCAAGGACAATTCTTTCTTAAAGAAAGGGTAGCTTGCCACCTTGTCCGCATAGCCTTGACCTCCTTGCAAAGCAACAGCCATATCTGCTCCAATTTCCTGAAAGAGCTGGGAAGGCTGCTCCTGCATAATCGCAAAAATCTGACTCAGTTCCAAGCCCTGACCAATCATATTTCCCCATTCACGAGCATAATAAGCGGTCAAGTAAGCCTGTACCAAATGTCCAATAAAAGGCAGAGCTGCTAGTTTGCTGAAAAAACGAATCTTGGATGACTTTCGATAGTAAAAGAGAGCCACTGAAACCAAGACAGCTAAAGCAAGGCTGCTCCACAAAAAGATCTGAGGCAGGTGATTAATCAGCCGAGTAGCTAGATTCTGGCTGTCCAATTGAGGCAGAAGATAGTTGCGCAATCCCACCATGATAAGGACCAAAAAGCCCAGCAGCATGAGAGGATAGGTTCCTACCTCTATCAATTTTTTCTTAACCTTGGATAGATTTTCCAGATAGGCCTCAATTTTGCCCAGACTTAGAGTCAGATTGCCATGCAGCTCGGATAAGGACAGCTGGGTTACCACGCTGTCGGAAAATCCCAGTCGACTGACAATCTCTGAAAAAGACTGACCAGCTGACAAGCCTCCCCGCATTTCTGCCACATAAGCCTCCTCCAGCAAGGCACTTCGCCTCAGAAAGTCTACAATCTCTGCTAGGTGAAAACCGCTGCTGAAGAGATTATGAAAGAGCTCAATAATCTTTTTCTGCTTAGGCGTAGACAATTTTTTCGGTCTGCCTTTGCTCAGCACTGATATGTCCTTCTGCAAAAAGCTGATCAATCTGCTGATTCCAGACTGCGGCTTCGTGCTCTTGATAGTTTTGACTGACAAAATCAACGACACCTCCTCCCCCAATTAAACGCTGGTAACACACACCTTGCAGCACCATTTTTAGCTCATCCTCGCTAACACCCAATTCCAAAAGCCGCTCATAGACACCTCGAACACTCTTAGCATGAATCGTTGAAAAGACCGTAGCTCCAGTCAAACTTGCCCGAACCACTGCTCTAGCTGTCTCTCGATCACGGATTTCCCCAATAATCAAGAGATCCGGCCGATGTCGCAGAGACAGCTTAATCAGACTATCATAAGTCATGCCAATGGTTTCGTTCAGCTGCAGCTGCAGCATAGCCTCTTGCTTAATCTCAACCGGATCTTCAATCGACATAACCTGCTGACCAGAAAATTTAAGCTGAGCCAAATGGTACATCAAGGTCGTCTTGCCACTGCCGACTGGGCCTGAGAATAGATAGAGGCCGCGAGCCTGAATTTTCTTGCGCAGCTCCGGCAATTGCTCAAACCAAAAGCGCAGCTCCCTGTCTTCATCATGCAGGAGCCGGATAACCAGACTTTCAAAACCACGATAATCACCAACTGTCGACAGCCGGATTGAAACCTTGGCTTCCTCACAATCATAATCGCAAGACCCAAGTTGACTGCGGCGCTTCTCTCCAACATTCATACCTGCGACAAACTTAAAGTGGCTGATAACGGCTGACAGAAGCTCAAAATCATAAGTCTTGATAAAGCGACGTTCATCACCAATTCTCATATAAAGCTCATAGCAAGTAGTCTTAGGAATGAGGTAAATATCCTGCGCCCCTTCTTGCCGAGCCTGCCTGATCATTTCTTTTGCAATTTCTTGAACCATACATCCTCCTCACCTTACTATTCGCAAAAAATTCAAAAAAAGAAAAAACAGCGGAAGAAACTTAACTTCTAAGAAGTTAGGTCTCTTCTGCTGCTCTATTATCAGATTTGCAAAATATATTCTGTCGATTTAAAGAGGCTTAGCGGATTTTAGTTTAGCTGAGCAAGCTCGGTGCTTTTCAAGGCCGTTCTGCTTAGTATAGCCTGGCCGGTACTTGCTCTTAGGAATCTGGCAGTCATTCTCCAGCAAAAACAGCGAGTGATACTGCTGAACATTCTCATCGCACTCCTCGCACCAGCGCTGATCCTCCGGATCCCAAAAAATAGTCATTAAATCACTGCGGCTCTTATACAGAGGTGACTGGTCTGCCATTTGCAACCAGCGGTTTTTATAATACTTAAGGGCTTGATAATAATCATCGAAGTGCTTCTTTGCAATGACATCTTCTTCCCAGCCATCCAGGAACCACCACGGTTCATAGTCCCCGTACATCTCAATTACGCAATACATACTCGTCCTCTCTTTGTACCGTATATTATATATAAATTCCTTTGATAACAAAACTATTTTGCTCAAAATTAGAAAACAATATAAAACCCCTTTTAACCAAAGATTAAAAGGGATAGGCAAAAGACAACTTAAGAATTTTATTGGACTGGGGAGAGGTCATTTTCTATAATAACCTTAATAGCATGATGGTCAGCAGCTTGGCCAAAGACCTTGAAAGCTTCTTCAATTTCACTCAACTTAAAGTAATGAGTCACTAGCTTTTCTGGCTCAATCTTATGACTTTCCAGAGCCTTTAACAGCTGTGGAGTAGTATTGGTAGATACCAGCCCCGTCGTCACATTGATATTTCGAATCCAGAGCCGGTCTAACTCAAACTCGACAGGTTTGCCATGAACTCCACAGTTAGCAATGGTTCCATCAATAGCAATAACTTTCTGACAAAGATCAAAACTGGCTGGAATCCCTACTGCTTCAATGGCTACATCAACTCCACGTCCATCTGTCAAGTCAAAGATAGCCTGCACAGCTTTTTCAGCATCCGCTGAATTTACCTTATCTGTTGCCCCAAAGGCCATGGCCGTATCTAAACGATTCTCATCGATGTCAACCATGATAATCTTTGACGGAGAATAAAACTGAGCTGTCAGCAGAGACGCGAGACCAATTGGCCCAGAGCCAACGATAGCTACTGTACATCCAGGCTCTACTTTGCCTTTTAAAACTCCTATTTCATAAGCTGTTGGCAAGATGTCTGACAGCATGACTAAGGCTTCATCGGATAAATCAGACGGTGTATGATAGAGAGTATTATCCGCATGGGGCACACGCAGATACTCAGCTTGAGTTCCGTCAATCAAATGCCCGAAAATCCATCCACCTTCATCTTCACAATGGGCGTAAATGCCCTTCTTGCAATAGTAGCACTTGCCACAGGCACAAACACAGGAAATCAGAACCTTATCGCCCTTCTTGAAATTGGTTACACTGTCACCAACTTCTTCAACAATACCGATGCCTTCATGTCCCAGAATAGTACCGCTCTTGCAAGCAGGTACGTCTCCTTTAATAATATGAAGATCAGTCCCGCAGATAGTAGTCTTAACCATACGGACAATAGCGTCTGTTGGCTTGCGTACGACAGGTTTATCAACATCTACAAACTGGGCAAGTCCCGGCTTAACATAAGTATAAGCTTTCATAGGCTATCCTTTCTATTGTTATGTTATGATGAATGTTTTCCATTTTATTTTAACAGTTTGTGAAAAAAATCTCAAGGTTTTTCTCCAAAAAAGTGGGACAAACACCGTTTTGTCCCACCCTATTGTCTGCATGATCTTAAGCAGAATTTTCATCTTGCTTGTTTCTGCATTATAAAGTTTCTAAAGCAACCATCGTTGTCACAGCCGCGTCATAGTAATTATCTGACGGCAAGCCTTGGATGAAGAGATATTTATTCTGCTGTACTAATTTGCGGAATTCTATATTGTTATTAGCCGCATAGAATACTGGAGCGGTAAAGCTGCCAGCCTGATTGCTATTGAGAGCCTTGCCTTTCAGGTTGTAGCCCGTATAAATCTTTTCTTGATTGAGGAAGAAGTTCAACATCTTCTTCAGCATTTTTTGACTTTTTTCATCCTTGCTTTGAGCCAGGTTGTAAGGGAGGCGGCAAGCATTATACGAATAATAACCATCATTAGCAGATTCTACTGTATCAGGCTCAGCAGCCCGAACTTTGTCACCGTCAACCCAGATAAAGTCTGGTAACAAACCAGTCTTGTTATCAGCGCTAATTGCTTCAAGTTTGCTGAGCATGTTATCTCGGATTGTCAGCCACTGCTTATCTTTGGTCAACTCATAGAAAGCTTGGAACTGCTGCGGCAATGTATCAGAAGTCCGCATGAGATTATAAAATTTCGATTCTGCATTTGCCCAGTTCCCAACTGTCAAAACACCATTGCTTTCATTATAGTTATAAGCCAAGACATCTTTCAGAATAGCCTGAGCCTGTTCTTGGTATTCTTTAGCCTTGTCCGGCCACTGTTTAGCCGCCTGAATCAAAGCATAGGCAATGTAGAGATCGCCGTCTGTAGCATTGTTTTCGTCTTCATGATTGCTCTTTCCGTCCTTAATCGTCTGTTTCCAAGACATGAGTTGGGTATCTTTCAGACGATGAGCTAGATAATATTGGTAGAGCTTTTCAAAATCAGCCGAACTGGCATCACCTTGCTTAGCTGCATCCACAGCAATCACCATGCCATATCCCTGAGCCTCAGACAGCACAACATCTTCAGTCTTACTGTTTGTCGTCCTGATATAAGACAATTTGTCCTTGGTTACGACATATTCTTTAGACCATTGGCTGTATATCTTCTTTTTGATATTAGGAGTACTGCCCATACGGGTGTACAAGAGGATACTAGCCAAGACAGCCAGAATTATCACAAACCAAATAAATCTTAATCTTGTTCTTTTCACACTTTCTCCTAACCTGCAAATCGTTTTGTTTTAACCCACTTGGTTTCTTTCCGCTTCAAAATCTTGTCCAAGATAACAGATCCTACTGCATCTAAAGAGACCACGATAAAGAGCTGAGAGTAAGTAAAATAGGACACAAGGGCCAGCCAAATCTGTTTGGTAGTCGCCTGTCCAAACTGAGAAGCCAGGGCAATATTGATCTGCAAAAGATAAAGCAAAATCATCAGAAGCCAGTTAAAGAGCATCAGCTGGACGATATAGATATTCTGAGCATCAAAAGCGAAAGGAATCCGCACATTCGGTATAAAGAGCTGGGTAATCATCGCCGCTACATTGGCAAAGAAAACCAAGTTAGATAGGACAATCGCCAGATTGAACCAGAAGAAGATACAAGAATAATTAAATACTTCCAGTTTCACTCGCCAATTACCGCCGCTAAAGAGATGCTTGAAGTTGTCAATAACCACCTCGTAATTCCCCTTGGCCCAGCGCTTACGCTGCAAGTAGTAGGACTTGAGGGTCTCAGGTTCTTGCTGGAAAGCCTCAGAGTTATAAGCCAAGGCAATTAGCTTGCCGCTCTGCATAATCTTAAAGGAAATTTCCGTGTCCTCTGTCAAGGCACCGTTTTTCCAACCACCAATACTCTTAACAAACTCAGTGTTAATCAAGAAGTTTGTACCTGGAATCCGTCCAATCTTGAAGAGATGCCACATACCTACGTGGTAAACACGCTGAGTTACAACGATTTCTTGGTTGATACAGCGTGTCAGGAAGTTCTGGTTGGCATTACGGGTCTTATTGCGTCCGAAAGAAGCAACGTGACGTTCTGGATCTTCTAAGACTTTCTTGACTAGGAAGTAGAGGGCATTCTTTTCAGGCATAGCATCCGCATCGTAGACACAGATATATTCGCCCTTAGCCATCTTCAGGGCATCATTCAGCACCCCTGCCTTACCTCCCGTACCTGTACGGTCTGTAATTGTAACATTGCGTCCAGCATACTCAGGCATAGCCTGTACTTTCAGCATTTCCTGATAGGTATCATCCGAGCAATTGTCCGCAAAGAGCAGAACTTCCACTCGGTCATGAGGATAATCCAAGTCCAGAATGGCCTTGGTCGTCTGAGCGATAACCACATCTTCATTGTGGGCTGGGACAACGACCGTAACCATAGGATAATGCTCCAAGGGACTGGTATCCACATTGAAGTCACTGCGCTTCATCCAGAAATGCACGGAAGAGCATAGAATAACCAAAGCCCAAGCCAGAGACATCCAGATGGAGAACAGGGCGATAATCATAATAAGCTGACTAATCATGACGAGTCACCGCCCTAAAATTTTTATTAACCCGATTGTAAATAACCAGATAATAGATGAAGAGGACAAAAAAACTAATAGCAAAAAAGATACTTAGCACTATAGAGATGATAAAAAATACTTCAGTTAAAGACATGTGTTTACCTCCTAATATTCTACGATAATGTCGGTTTCAAGCTGACGCTCCAGATTGCTTAAAGCGTCATCAAAATTATGGAATTTATCAATATTTTGAGCGTTCAGTTTTAAGCTACCAGACTGAAACTGAATTTCTTGGTCAGTTTTCTTATTTTCAAAGCGCATTGTCGTCAAATCGGCACGCACTTTCTCTTGGAAATATTCCTTGACTTCCTGATCCAGATCTTCTACCAGAACGAGAAAGTTACCATTAGATACATAGTAAACCGTTTCTACATTCTGGAAGTCCCAGTTGATCAGTCGTAAAATTCTCTTGAGCATCCGCTTGTACTCCCGAGAGTGAATTTGATAAAAATGATGATTGTGTGCCCAATGGACCAACAAGGCCTGAAAGGCTGGAACTTCTTCCAGATGCACTTTCTTAACTAGCTCATCATAGGCCTCAGCAGCATCTTCACTGTCATCCTGTACTAATCCCAAGCGCTGATGAAGATAGAAATTCACTCGGCTGGTAAGCCAAGCGCTGACAGGGAAGACGGAAAGCAAGAAGAAAACTTGATTATCCGGCAGATATGTTACATCAAAGAGCAAGACCAAGGTTGCAATAACTACACTTAAAATCATAGCCCAGGTCACCAAGAGATCGGATAGGACAAAGACACTAAAAATACCTAATAAAATCAGCGCGATTCCGATATAAAATATGTTAGCTGCAAAATTCCAGCTGTAGAAAAGAATTAGTCCAATTGCCAGTACAAAGACTGCTAATGATTTTTCTAGTCCTTTTTTCCTAAACATTCTTTACTCCTGTCTTAAATTCTTCTGGCCTAGCCGTCTGCTTAAAATAGTGAGCTATTGCTTGAGCAATCCGCTCCGAAGCCTGACCGTCACCATATGGATTGCTGGCTTGAGCCATCTCTTGATAGAGTGACTCATCTGTCAATAGGGCTTCCATCGCCTCTGCTACTGCTTGAGTTTCTGTACCAACCAGCTTCAATGTGCCGGCTTCAACTCCTTCTGGTCTCTCTGTTGTATCACGAAGTACCAGTACAGGCTTACCTAAGGAAGGCGCTTCTTCCTGTACTCCACCTGAATCTGACATGATAAAGTAGCTTTTAGCTGCGATATTGTGGAAATCCAACACATCCAAAGGCTCAATCAGATGAATCTTCTCATTGTCACTCAGAATTTCTCTGGCCGCCTCCTGAACCGCTGGACTCAAGTGAACGGGATAGACAATTTCCACA
Protein-coding sequences here:
- a CDS encoding glycosyltransferase — encoded protein: MISQLIMIIALFSIWMSLAWALVILCSSVHFWMKRSDFNVDTSPLEHYPMVTVVVPAHNEDVVIAQTTKAILDLDYPHDRVEVLLFADNCSDDTYQEMLKVQAMPEYAGRNVTITDRTGTGGKAGVLNDALKMAKGEYICVYDADAMPEKNALYFLVKKVLEDPERHVASFGRNKTRNANQNFLTRCINQEIVVTQRVYHVGMWHLFKIGRIPGTNFLINTEFVKSIGGWKNGALTEDTEISFKIMQSGKLIALAYNSEAFQQEPETLKSYYLQRKRWAKGNYEVVIDNFKHLFSGGNWRVKLEVFNYSCIFFWFNLAIVLSNLVFFANVAAMITQLFIPNVRIPFAFDAQNIYIVQLMLFNWLLMILLYLLQINIALASQFGQATTKQIWLALVSYFTYSQLFIVVSLDAVGSVILDKILKRKETKWVKTKRFAG